Proteins from one Mucilaginibacter jinjuensis genomic window:
- the efp gene encoding elongation factor P, with protein sequence MAKASEIKVGNILRFNGELVTVIEVLHRTPGKGGAFYLDKFRNIKTGRIVEARLATDEQVEICRVETNDYQYLYEEGDYFVIMDNTSYDQFNIPKSLFGPAAKFLKEGMNVIVSFESEEPIMAQAPNFVELEITYSEPAVKGDTSSGALKTATTENGVEIKVPLFVNQGDKIKLDTRTGEYVERVK encoded by the coding sequence ATGGCAAAAGCATCTGAAATTAAAGTAGGTAATATCCTACGCTTCAACGGAGAGCTGGTAACAGTTATAGAAGTTCTGCACCGTACACCAGGTAAAGGTGGGGCGTTCTATTTAGATAAATTCCGCAATATTAAAACAGGAAGAATTGTGGAGGCCCGTTTGGCTACCGACGAGCAGGTTGAGATTTGCCGTGTAGAAACCAATGATTACCAATACCTGTACGAAGAAGGTGATTATTTCGTAATTATGGATAACACCTCTTACGATCAGTTTAATATTCCGAAGTCACTGTTCGGTCCGGCTGCTAAATTTTTGAAAGAAGGCATGAACGTAATTGTTTCTTTCGAGAGCGAAGAACCGATTATGGCGCAGGCACCAAACTTTGTAGAATTAGAAATCACTTACTCGGAACCAGCCGTTAAAGGCGACACATCTTCGGGTGCTTTGAAAACTGCAACAACAGAAAATGGCGTTGAAATTAAAGTTCCTCTTTTTGTAAATCAAGGCGATAAAATAAAGCTTGATACCCGCACCGGGGAGTACGTGGAACGCGTAAAATAA
- a CDS encoding SusC/RagA family TonB-linked outer membrane protein gives MKVLYLLFLRRLKPALLYRSLCLAFMFILFQSAALYAQSITVKGKVTDAQGLVLPGASIKVKDSSTGVLTGTDGSYSINVPNANSVLIFSFIGYTTEEHAVGTNTQLNVSLKTSEHSLNEVVVVGYGSMKKKLLSTSVGAVNSKQIEDRLVATPGEALSGQIAGVQVSQSMGDPGAAPVILIRGVGSIGAGSSPLYVVDGYPLNSADDFNQISPADIESIQVLKDAAAAAIYGSRGGNGIIIVTTKRGKAGATKFNFTGNTGIANVSKRVDVLNTPEYVAYVKDAFANSGKVLPPLYNSDPSTLPNTDWQDQIFRTGVTQSYSLAASGGTDKVTFNVTGSIYSQTGIIKATEFNRYNLRASMDAKLSKKLKFNFNIAPSFATNDQTATGGGLNNALINGIGVNPSGVGGTVISALLQPPLLPVRQPNGDYSNATTILSPAGQVFSGNPYNPVATLDLYKDRTTTGRLLSNTGLEYEIISGLKFKTTLGFEAILNNRNWYVPATLQSDNGPTANINNPLLTNIRARTTQGINYNYVSENTLNYNTKFGKYHDLTLLAGYSFQKNTYNETSQYGQNGTITNPIVQNPNDAGIILGTYGYTSNALISSFFRANYDYKEKYLLTASIRTDGSSRFGTNKQYATFPAFSAAWRIGEEAFMKKQDVISEFKVRAGYGVSGNNNIGDFAAQSYATQVNYVFGAGNATPAFGFSPTSLANTDLTWETSKTTNIGLEIGLLKDRIYFTVDAYHKLTDNLLLSRGVPGIYGFATSIFTNIGSMQNNGLEFSINTVNLKGKLRWTTDANISFNRNKVLKLTDDGNFVGYDAAFGYTNSIRVVPGESISSFYGYKQIGVYKDAADVAASAKWASGGSVPGDVKYADINGDGKIDASDIVNIGSPLPKFTYGMTNRFEYKRFSLSFLLQGVYGNKILNASDRYTDYYNGSFNVRTNALNRWESPTDPGDGMTPRAAVTNPSSTTVVSTRNIFDGSYLRLRNVNLGYTFTGRTLQRLSINSARLFVSGENLVTFTKYFGYNPEVNVFAASPQPRYGVDQGTYPLPRTFSIGLNIGF, from the coding sequence ATGAAGGTATTATACTTATTATTTTTAAGAAGGTTAAAACCGGCTTTGCTGTATCGCAGCTTGTGCCTGGCTTTTATGTTTATCCTCTTTCAAAGTGCTGCCCTTTATGCACAAAGCATTACCGTAAAAGGCAAAGTGACCGATGCCCAGGGCCTTGTATTGCCCGGTGCTTCCATCAAAGTAAAAGATTCATCTACCGGTGTGCTCACGGGTACAGATGGTTCTTATAGCATCAATGTACCCAATGCCAACAGTGTGTTGATCTTTAGTTTCATCGGCTATACTACCGAAGAACATGCCGTAGGTACAAACACTCAACTCAATGTATCCTTAAAAACCAGCGAACACTCTTTGAATGAAGTAGTTGTTGTGGGCTATGGCTCTATGAAGAAGAAATTGCTCTCTACCTCGGTAGGCGCAGTTAACTCCAAACAAATAGAAGACCGCCTGGTAGCCACACCGGGCGAGGCATTGTCGGGGCAAATTGCCGGTGTACAGGTATCCCAATCAATGGGCGATCCGGGTGCAGCGCCGGTAATCCTCATCAGGGGTGTGGGTTCAATTGGTGCAGGTAGCAGCCCGTTATATGTGGTAGATGGGTACCCGCTTAACAGTGCGGATGATTTTAACCAGATCAGCCCGGCGGATATTGAAAGTATCCAGGTTTTAAAGGATGCTGCAGCCGCTGCCATTTATGGCTCGCGGGGTGGAAACGGTATTATCATCGTTACCACAAAACGTGGAAAGGCCGGTGCTACCAAATTTAACTTTACAGGTAATACAGGTATAGCTAATGTATCGAAAAGAGTAGACGTGCTTAACACGCCCGAATATGTGGCTTATGTAAAGGATGCCTTTGCCAATTCAGGCAAGGTACTTCCGCCACTTTATAACAGTGATCCGTCTACCCTGCCCAATACCGATTGGCAGGACCAGATTTTCCGCACAGGCGTAACCCAGTCTTACTCACTGGCGGCATCAGGTGGTACAGATAAGGTAACCTTCAATGTAACCGGGTCGATTTATAGTCAGACAGGTATTATCAAAGCAACCGAGTTTAACCGTTATAATCTGAGGGCCAGTATGGATGCCAAATTGAGCAAAAAGTTAAAGTTTAACTTCAACATTGCACCCTCATTTGCAACCAACGATCAAACAGCTACCGGCGGTGGATTAAATAACGCACTGATAAATGGTATAGGTGTCAATCCTTCGGGTGTGGGCGGTACGGTTATCAGCGCCTTATTGCAACCTCCTTTGCTGCCGGTACGTCAACCTAACGGCGATTACTCTAACGCCACTACAATACTTTCTCCCGCCGGACAGGTATTCAGCGGTAACCCTTATAACCCTGTGGCTACGTTAGATCTTTATAAAGACAGAACTACTACAGGCCGTTTATTATCCAATACCGGTTTGGAGTATGAGATCATTTCAGGTTTAAAATTCAAAACAACCCTTGGTTTCGAGGCTATATTGAACAATCGTAATTGGTATGTACCAGCCACATTACAATCTGATAACGGCCCTACGGCAAATATCAACAACCCGTTGTTAACCAATATACGGGCACGTACAACGCAGGGGATCAATTACAATTATGTATCAGAAAATACATTAAACTACAATACTAAATTTGGGAAGTATCATGATCTTACCCTCCTTGCGGGTTATTCGTTCCAAAAAAATACCTATAACGAAACCAGCCAGTATGGCCAAAACGGTACCATTACTAACCCTATTGTACAGAACCCTAATGATGCAGGTATCATCTTAGGCACTTACGGCTATACATCAAACGCACTGATCTCCAGTTTCTTCAGGGCTAATTATGATTATAAGGAGAAATACCTTTTAACTGCGTCGATCCGTACCGATGGCTCTTCTCGCTTTGGTACCAATAAACAATATGCCACCTTCCCGGCTTTCTCTGCCGCATGGCGTATCGGCGAAGAAGCCTTTATGAAAAAGCAGGACGTGATCAGCGAGTTTAAAGTCCGTGCGGGTTATGGTGTAAGCGGTAATAACAACATTGGCGATTTCGCTGCGCAAAGCTATGCCACACAGGTTAACTACGTTTTCGGTGCCGGTAATGCAACGCCGGCCTTTGGTTTTTCGCCAACATCACTTGCTAATACGGACCTTACCTGGGAAACCAGCAAAACAACCAACATCGGTTTAGAAATAGGCCTGTTGAAAGACCGTATTTACTTTACAGTTGATGCCTATCACAAGCTAACAGACAACCTGTTGTTAAGCCGCGGTGTACCCGGTATATATGGTTTTGCTACCAGCATTTTCACCAATATAGGGTCGATGCAAAATAATGGTTTAGAGTTTTCTATCAATACCGTTAACCTTAAAGGCAAACTGCGCTGGACTACCGACGCTAACATTTCTTTCAACAGAAACAAGGTGCTTAAACTGACCGACGACGGCAATTTTGTAGGTTATGATGCAGCTTTCGGCTACACCAATTCTATCCGTGTTGTACCGGGCGAATCCATTTCGAGCTTCTACGGCTATAAACAAATCGGCGTTTATAAAGATGCTGCCGATGTTGCCGCAAGTGCCAAATGGGCGTCGGGTGGTTCAGTACCGGGGGATGTAAAGTATGCAGACATTAACGGCGATGGTAAAATTGATGCCAGCGATATTGTGAACATCGGTAGTCCGCTACCAAAGTTTACCTACGGCATGACCAACCGTTTCGAGTACAAGCGTTTTAGCCTGAGCTTCCTGTTACAGGGTGTATATGGTAATAAGATCCTGAATGCCTCAGACCGTTATACCGATTATTACAACGGCTCTTTTAACGTGCGTACCAATGCACTTAACCGCTGGGAATCGCCAACCGATCCGGGCGATGGCATGACGCCGAGGGCCGCTGTAACCAACCCATCATCAACCACCGTGGTATCAACCCGTAATATTTTCGATGGCTCGTATCTGCGCCTGCGCAATGTTAACTTAGGCTATACATTTACCGGCCGTACCTTACAACGCCTCAGTATCAACAGCGCCCGTTTATTTGTTAGCGGCGAAAACCTGGTTACGTTCACCAAATACTTCGGTTACAACCCGGAGGTTAATGTGTTTGCTGCATCGCCGCAGCCCCGCTATGGGGTCGATCAGGGTACCTACCCTCTGCCGCGCACCTTCTCAATCGGCTTAAACATTGGTTTTTAA
- the bglX gene encoding beta-glucosidase BglX: MKLRQFSMALLLLLPLHYAKAQQQQDPAIIRKVNVLLSKMTIEEKVGQLNQYSGKAMTGPATAKRSSLETEIKSGWVGSMLNVKGAKNTHDVQAIAMQSRLKIPLLFSLDVIHGYQTTFPIPLAEAASWDLDAIKLSAHLAAREAAASGIHWTFAPMVDIARDPRWGRMMEGAGEDPYLGSRIAEARVKGFQGEHLGSTDAVMATAKHFAAYGAATAGRDYNAVEMSDHELWQTYLPPFKAALNAGVATFMNSFNTLNGIPATGNSYLQRDILKGKWGFKGFVVSDWNSIAEMVIWGYAKDLKDASLKAISAGNDMDMEASAYRKNLVELVKEGKVPVTIIDEAVKRILYKKYELGLFDDPYKFSDETREQRVMNDTSTRGAARMVARKSIVLLKNDAETLPLAKQAKTIALIGPLGKSKRDLLGAWIVNQDTTAIVSLYDGINSAVSKNAKLLYAQGGSVMHSSEQEIAEAVAVARQSDVIIMALGEKFDMSGESKSRANIELPGDQEKLFEEVSATGKPVVVVLMSGRPLIFNTIADKAQAILSTWWLGSEAGNAIADVIFGAYNPGGKLPMSFPRSMGQIPIFYAQTNTGRPYNNEPDKLYTSTYIDESNAPKYAFGYGLSYTQFNYSDLKLDRETIKMGDSIRLSFKLTNTGKYTGEEVAQLYLRDDVASIVRPLKELKGFEKVKLKPGESRIIHFTIDKDKLSFFDNKQHWIAEPGTFHVMIGASSDDIKLQNTITLTQ, encoded by the coding sequence ATGAAATTACGCCAGTTTTCAATGGCCTTGTTATTGTTGCTGCCTTTGCATTACGCTAAGGCACAACAACAGCAAGATCCTGCAATTATCCGTAAGGTTAACGTGTTATTGTCGAAAATGACCATCGAAGAAAAAGTTGGTCAGCTTAACCAATATTCGGGCAAGGCCATGACGGGGCCCGCTACCGCTAAACGCAGTAGCCTCGAAACAGAAATTAAAAGCGGCTGGGTTGGTTCGATGCTCAACGTTAAAGGCGCAAAAAACACGCATGATGTGCAGGCTATTGCCATGCAAAGCCGCTTAAAAATACCTCTGCTTTTTTCGCTGGATGTTATTCACGGTTATCAAACCACCTTCCCTATCCCCTTGGCCGAGGCTGCATCGTGGGATTTGGATGCCATCAAGCTATCAGCGCATCTGGCTGCCCGGGAAGCCGCAGCATCGGGCATCCACTGGACATTTGCGCCGATGGTTGACATTGCCCGCGACCCACGCTGGGGCCGCATGATGGAAGGTGCAGGTGAAGACCCGTATCTGGGTAGCCGTATTGCAGAAGCGCGAGTAAAAGGCTTTCAGGGCGAACATTTGGGTTCTACGGATGCCGTTATGGCTACAGCCAAACATTTTGCAGCTTATGGCGCAGCAACTGCAGGCCGCGATTATAATGCTGTAGAAATGAGCGACCATGAGCTTTGGCAAACTTACCTGCCGCCATTTAAAGCGGCGCTAAACGCAGGTGTAGCCACTTTTATGAACTCTTTTAATACATTAAATGGTATCCCGGCTACGGGCAACAGTTATTTACAGCGCGATATTTTAAAGGGCAAATGGGGTTTTAAGGGCTTTGTGGTGAGCGATTGGAATTCGATAGCCGAAATGGTGATCTGGGGCTACGCTAAAGACCTGAAAGATGCCTCGTTAAAAGCAATATCTGCCGGTAACGATATGGACATGGAGGCAAGCGCCTATCGCAAAAACCTGGTTGAGCTGGTTAAAGAAGGCAAAGTGCCTGTTACTATAATTGATGAAGCGGTTAAACGCATCCTGTACAAAAAGTATGAATTGGGCTTGTTTGATGATCCTTATAAGTTTTCGGACGAAACCCGTGAGCAGCGGGTGATGAATGATACCAGCACCCGTGGCGCAGCCAGAATGGTGGCAAGGAAATCAATCGTATTGCTGAAAAATGATGCAGAGACCCTGCCGTTGGCTAAGCAGGCGAAAACAATTGCGCTAATTGGTCCGCTTGGCAAATCAAAGCGGGATTTACTGGGCGCATGGATTGTTAACCAGGATACAACTGCCATTGTGAGTTTATATGATGGTATTAATTCCGCAGTAAGCAAGAATGCTAAGTTACTATATGCCCAAGGCGGAAGTGTGATGCACAGCAGCGAACAGGAAATAGCCGAAGCGGTTGCTGTTGCCCGTCAATCAGATGTGATCATTATGGCGCTGGGCGAAAAATTTGATATGAGCGGTGAATCCAAATCGAGGGCTAATATCGAACTGCCCGGCGATCAGGAGAAATTATTCGAAGAGGTTTCAGCAACAGGTAAGCCCGTTGTTGTAGTACTAATGAGCGGTAGGCCTTTAATTTTCAATACCATTGCCGATAAAGCTCAAGCCATACTTTCTACGTGGTGGTTAGGCAGCGAGGCAGGTAACGCAATTGCCGATGTTATTTTCGGCGCCTACAACCCTGGGGGTAAGCTACCGATGAGTTTTCCTCGCTCTATGGGTCAGATCCCTATCTTTTACGCACAGACCAATACGGGCAGACCTTATAATAACGAGCCGGATAAGCTGTATACATCAACCTATATCGACGAAAGTAATGCTCCGAAATACGCCTTCGGCTATGGGTTAAGCTATACCCAATTCAACTACAGCGACCTGAAATTGGATCGTGAAACGATCAAGATGGGCGATTCGATCCGGTTAAGTTTTAAACTCACTAACACCGGCAAGTATACAGGTGAAGAAGTGGCACAGTTATACCTGCGTGATGATGTAGCCTCTATAGTCCGCCCGCTGAAAGAATTAAAAGGATTTGAAAAGGTTAAACTAAAGCCGGGAGAAAGCAGGATTATTCATTTTACTATTGATAAGGACAAACTTTCATTTTTCGACAATAAACAACATTGGATTGCAGAACCCGGAACTTTCCATGTGATGATTGGTGCTTCATCTGATGATATAAAATTACAAAACACCATTACCTTGACTCAATAG
- a CDS encoding group II truncated hemoglobin, producing the protein MKPSKIVVPTLFEWAGGMPAFEHLFDEFYNKVLIDPLLEPVFKHMPPEHRQHVAHFVAEVLGGPKLYSEEGGSHFKMISKHLSRHLTQEHRKRWMELLLETADELTLPDDPEFRSAFLAYLEWGTRIAVINSHQDIANEPEDIPMPKWGWGVPGGPYIP; encoded by the coding sequence ATGAAACCCAGTAAAATAGTTGTACCCACTTTGTTTGAATGGGCGGGCGGGATGCCCGCATTTGAACACCTGTTTGATGAGTTTTACAACAAAGTACTTATTGACCCTTTGCTTGAGCCTGTTTTTAAGCACATGCCTCCCGAGCACCGCCAGCATGTAGCCCATTTTGTTGCCGAAGTACTGGGTGGACCAAAACTTTACAGTGAAGAAGGCGGCAGCCATTTTAAGATGATCAGCAAACATCTTTCACGGCATTTAACCCAGGAACATCGTAAACGCTGGATGGAGCTGTTGTTAGAAACCGCAGATGAACTAACCCTGCCTGATGACCCTGAATTTCGCTCGGCATTTTTGGCCTACCTGGAATGGGGCACACGTATAGCCGTTATTAACTCTCATCAGGATATTGCAAACGAACCGGAAGACATACCAATGCCCAAATGGGGCTGGGGAGTACCCGGAGGCCCATATATTCCTTAA
- a CDS encoding VOC family protein, with translation MNQSIIHIALLVKDYDEAIDFYVKKLNFSIVEDTWLSDTKRWVLIKPPGSSGCCLLLAKAADELQESAVGNQSGGRVFLFLETDDFYRDYNRMVTNDVLFVREPVEESYGTVAVFQDLYGNLWDLIERKK, from the coding sequence ATGAACCAATCAATTATCCATATCGCACTTTTAGTTAAAGATTATGATGAAGCGATTGATTTTTATGTAAAGAAGCTCAATTTCAGCATCGTTGAAGATACCTGGCTTTCGGATACTAAAAGGTGGGTATTGATTAAACCACCGGGTTCATCGGGATGTTGCCTGCTTTTAGCTAAAGCGGCTGATGAATTGCAGGAATCAGCAGTTGGTAACCAGAGTGGCGGCAGAGTTTTTTTATTTTTAGAGACTGACGATTTTTATCGCGATTATAACCGTATGGTAACCAATGATGTTTTATTTGTGCGTGAGCCGGTTGAAGAAAGTTATGGAACAGTGGCCGTGTTTCAAGACCTTTACGGTAATTTGTGGGACTTGATCGAAAGAAAAAAGTGA
- a CDS encoding RagB/SusD family nutrient uptake outer membrane protein — MKKYILTALLLSLGVTACKKSYIELQDPTKISTTDLYADANGLNLAVTAAYGTLQDIYGKGTSGTGMYLFTDVPSDNSNALVSGAGLGDFDLFTVAPENINLTTQWQSFYRCIARCNAIIARAPAVNMTATLRDRYIGEVKFLRALSYFNAVQIWGGVPLVTTEIANIDDALSYGRASVADVYAQIEKDFTDAESVLPVTYATTDLGRATNGAAKAMLGKVYLTEGNFTKCKAKLAELLPKGSNAWGYDLLPNYADIFSTTNEMNKEIIFAVRYTKGGYGTGSPFFNWFIPNQSGSTIATVGGGSGFNSIMQDLVDAFPATDPRKAVSIGTYTTTVNKVTTNYYYTKKYTDVPANANDSNNDWIVIRYADVELMYAEAENEINGPANAISYVNDIRRRAYGNTTNDLTPAQTATQASMRLAIENERRLELNMEGHRWFDLLRTNRAITVMNASFTKYQTKNGANVIQISAPHNLLFPIPLREIQINPKLTQNP, encoded by the coding sequence ATGAAAAAATATATTTTAACCGCATTGCTGCTTTCTCTCGGGGTAACTGCATGCAAAAAAAGCTATATCGAACTACAGGACCCAACCAAAATTTCTACGACGGACCTTTATGCCGATGCCAACGGACTTAACCTGGCTGTAACAGCTGCCTACGGTACTTTACAGGATATCTATGGCAAAGGTACAAGCGGTACCGGTATGTATCTGTTTACCGATGTACCGTCTGACAATAGTAACGCGCTGGTATCGGGAGCCGGCTTAGGTGATTTCGACCTGTTTACCGTTGCACCCGAAAATATTAACCTTACAACTCAATGGCAAAGCTTTTACCGCTGTATTGCACGTTGTAATGCCATTATAGCCCGTGCACCGGCAGTTAACATGACGGCTACTTTACGCGACCGTTATATCGGCGAAGTTAAGTTTCTGCGTGCTTTAAGCTACTTTAACGCCGTACAGATATGGGGCGGCGTACCGCTGGTAACTACAGAGATAGCCAATATCGATGATGCCTTATCGTACGGCAGGGCATCAGTTGCTGATGTTTACGCGCAGATAGAGAAAGACTTTACAGATGCCGAATCCGTATTACCCGTTACCTATGCCACAACTGATCTGGGCCGTGCGACTAATGGTGCTGCTAAAGCCATGCTGGGTAAGGTGTACTTAACAGAAGGTAATTTCACTAAATGTAAAGCAAAGCTTGCCGAACTGCTGCCAAAAGGCTCAAACGCATGGGGCTATGATTTACTGCCTAACTATGCCGATATATTTTCTACCACCAACGAGATGAACAAGGAGATCATCTTCGCGGTTCGTTATACCAAAGGTGGTTACGGCACGGGCAGCCCGTTCTTTAACTGGTTTATCCCTAACCAAAGTGGTTCTACCATTGCTACTGTTGGCGGCGGATCGGGCTTTAACTCTATTATGCAAGATCTGGTTGATGCCTTCCCGGCTACCGACCCGCGCAAAGCTGTTTCTATCGGTACCTACACTACCACTGTAAACAAGGTTACTACCAACTATTACTACACCAAAAAGTACACCGACGTACCGGCCAATGCCAATGATAGCAATAACGACTGGATTGTGATTCGTTATGCCGACGTAGAGCTGATGTATGCCGAAGCAGAGAACGAAATAAACGGCCCCGCCAATGCCATTAGCTATGTTAATGACATCAGGAGAAGGGCTTACGGAAACACCACCAACGACCTTACTCCTGCACAAACCGCCACCCAGGCCTCCATGCGTTTGGCTATTGAGAACGAACGCAGGCTGGAGCTGAACATGGAAGGCCACCGTTGGTTCGATTTGTTGAGGACCAACCGTGCTATAACCGTAATGAATGCCTCGTTTACCAAGTATCAAACCAAAAACGGCGCAAATGTGATTCAGATCTCTGCACCGCACAACTTGTTGTTCCCGATACCGCTGCGCGAAATACAGATCAATCCAAAACTGACACAAAACCCATAA